A segment of the Carya illinoinensis cultivar Pawnee chromosome 1, C.illinoinensisPawnee_v1, whole genome shotgun sequence genome:
AAActgattgagaaaattataaaattatatatggttATTATTCTACAAGCTGTGAGGCGTGGAGTAGATTTCCTTGCCATTTTAATTAGCAGTTCTTCTACATAccattttagtttaaattagttcttaaaattaaactgaatatTGATTAACAACATGCACATTTCATCCTCAATCGACATCAAAAATGTTCTTTAAGTTACAACGTCAAGCACATTTCTGTTCCTCTGCAAGACACATAGCCTATGTTTAAGAAATTTTCACTGCATTTCACCTCTCTGTATTCTCACATGTTCCTCCTCTTACGGAAATTTCAGTCACATTGCATAGTACtaatttataacattttaaCAGATCTAAGTACTGGATCTAGCTATCCATAATATACCTTACAAGCCGACGGTACTTCACTAATGTTCGTCTGCCCCTGCGTTGTACAAGCCTAAAAATGCCACTTTTTCCCTCCTACTACTGGAACAACTGGTTTTTACCAAGaacatagagagaaaaaaaatcgaTTACGTTATTGCACTAATGTACAATGGAGAAAATGAACAGCCGACGGTACTCACACAGATGTATATGGTGCTTCAGTTATTTACCTCGTCTCGCCGGAGCTTAACGTTCGACTGGTGTATCACGTTTGGCTGGATCGGTTCCGTGACTTTCCATTCTCAGTGCAGGTAATCAACAGCCTCGTCTTCGACTCAGAGCTCTGGGAACAACGACGGCGACCGCCCCTCACACAGATCGGCTACAACATTAAACGGCAACAACCCACGATTTCCGTTCAGTCCAAATGGGTTCAGACCAAACGAGGAAGCGGCTCACGGCTCACGAACGACGGCGACCGCCACTCACACAGATCGGCGACAACCCACGACAGCAAGCCCCACGATTTTCGTTCACCCCAAATTTGTTCAGACCAAACAAGGAAGCGGCTCACGaaggttgtttttgttttcggaAGAAACAGGTTTTCGTTTTACGtttccccccttttttttttttttaaattaattaactcGGCTGACGTGGCATGCCACGTCAGCCGAGGCCGCGGCGGGGGCCCAACCCCGGTGGTATGTAGAAGAACTGAACAAAATATGATCACAATGAATTagctaaattttaaataattggaCTTTAGCTAAAGtaactttcaaaatattttccaaattaaatttatttattaatttaattagaatataattactaattcacatataataagtagaatgataaaattaatattttctaaagtaatattattttattattatataatgaataaataaaaaatctaatattaaaatttaatgtgaATAAAATAGctaaagataaatttatcttatcttattttattattatataataaaaaaataattattctaatataaagattggaatattcaaaattaaatttatttcacactgttaaaagtgttttaattttgattaattCATTCAGTGTGCTCCCACAGACTTCACGGCGTGGCTTTGCATATGGAGCCAAGAGAGTATACGACGAACATGGCTGCAATACAACATTTTATAGTGGGACACAGACACACGCATTATCTGGGATGAGGCATAACAAATTGACTGCTTCCTTCAGATGCGTGCTTGACCAAAGTTCATATTTTTACGGTCCACCTGTTAAGTTTCAGAAGTGGGCCCATTTGATTGATCCATGTTGATCCATCAACGGTCaagaattcaaaattattaCTTCTGTAAATATGATTGGGACTGGGAGAGGGTTAAGGCCATGTTTTGGACCTTATCccattttctatttataatgttattttccaacttcattttgatataaaaatattttttaatttttagtttttaatttttttatcttataattatttaaacacaaaattcaatataatttttataaaacttaaaaatcattataattttataaattttaaaataaaaattatagttaaataagattttaattttagtaataattttattaattttttatatttttttactgttGATAAAATCAGGTGGCAGCGAACCTTTTGTTTGTTAGTTTTGGGAGAGAGGACCGAACAAGCCCCTTTAACAGAGCCTATCATAGTGGGGAAGAGAGGTGACGCTGGAGAGAGGCTCTGAGTCTGAGATTTGCAGGGACGGAGCTTGATTGCGCTTCTCGAGGTCAGTTCACCGGGCACTTCCTTCTGtaccacctctctctctctctctctctctctctctctctcgtagaATATAGACTTCGCAAATCCCCGGTCTATGATCCGTGATTTGCTCTCGAAGTACACTGGCAACAAATTCTGTATCgaagattttctttttataatatttgggtttttgtttaTGAACAAGATTAGAACTTTCGGCTGGATATTGAAGAATTGtggaaaatatatgttttatttttctgttcttttttttctcagcTGGGTAGGGAGTTTTTTCGGGTAAAAGATTGAATTTttcaactgttttttttttttttttccccttttcagTTTCAGATTAGTACTTTGGTTTTAATGTAGATTGAGAATGGAATTTACTAATagatatattttagttttattgatTTGTTGGAGTCAACATCTTTTTATATCTTCCTGTAATATAATCTCTGTTTGGCATGTGGGGGAAATAGAGCGAAAGGGAAAAATTGAGAGGTTAGACTCTAGGTCTGTCGATGGTTAATTTCGTAGTAGAAGTTAACTGGGATAAGCCATAGCCTCGTATTAACACAAAGCTGAATAGAAATCTTTGTTGTATCAGGCCCCGATGGAAAAAACCGTCTGTTGACGTATATGGTTCCTACCTTTTCTTATCCTTTGTGGGATTAAAACTACTCTGATTGTGGTTTAATGAGACGCTGTTTGTGCTGCGTGAACTAATTTaactggttttttatttttaatttcagttGTTGCATACGATCTGGATTCTCTTCATTGATTTATGAGTTTGGATGAGAGTATATCTGTTCCCAACACTCTTTCCACAGTGTTTACTGATTACATGCTATTTCTAGGTTGTTTATGTATTACTGGAATGTTCGCTTTGTAAGAAAGCCAACCTAATTATGCATGGCTATTGTATTGAGTTAAATACTGAATACAAGAGTAAAATGTTTAAGAATAGAACAAAGGTACAGCTACGTATCAGCTATCTATGGAAACTATAATCTGCTATACAAGGAAATTACTGATTACGGAATGTACAAGGAAATAACTGGTAAAAATATAGAGCTGGCATCAAGGCAGTGTATCACGGCAGAACAATGGCAATATATCTTGACATGCTTGACATACTTCCGTTTTTGCGATGGATGCTCTCTGGtgttattcttcattttttgaAGTTGAACAGGACTTCGAATTTGCAGGTTTATTCAGCGTAAAAGATGAGTACACTCGATGCAACTAGGGCAGAACTTGCACTTGTTGCTTTGTATTTGAGCAAGGCTGAAGCCAGGGACAAGATATGCAGGGCAATACAATATGGCTCCAAATACTTGAGTAATGGAGAACCTGGTACAGCCCAAAATGTTGACAAATCAACTAGCTTGGCAAGGAAGGTTTTCCGTCTTTTCAAGGTTAGATTTTATCATGTGAACCTAGTCTTTATATTTCATTTGGAACTGTTGCATATTTGGTACTTACATTGGACCTATGTAATAAATATCTTGTGCTTTTCCACCTATCTGTTTTTTCATTCATTGACGAAAGTAAGTTATGATTGGGTATTAATGCTTTGGTTCTTGGAGTGCGGTGTACTGGACCAGGGTTCACTCTgtaggggtgggtccaaaggtcCCTCCTTGGAAAGGTTCCCcaacaaccaaaaataaaaaaaggaagaagaaaatataattcaagGGGACACCTTTGTGTTGTATTCTAATTCCTCCCATGGTATTGGAATGCACATAAAGAGATTCTATGCTGCAGAAAATCTGATATTGATCTTGCTTTCCAGTATGTTTAAATTCCGTAACATTGTATGCTTCAATCTGTCAATCAGTTTGTCAATGACTTGCAAGCTCTTATCAGTCCAACTCCGCCAGGAACTCCCCTTCCTATTGTTTTGCTTGGAAAGGTATGAATGAATTTGTTTACCCCCATTAATTATCCTTGCTTGTTTTCTTAGTGACCCTGTTTTAATACTTGCTACAGTCCAAAAATGCATTACTGTCAACTTTCCTGTTTCTTGATCAAATTGTTTGGCTTGGTAGAACGGGCATTTATAAGGTATGGCATCcaagtttcttcttttcttgttcCTTGTATTTTATATTGGTTCCCGTGATATAAGTTTGTAAgaagaaatttgaattttggttTGTTGTAGAACAAGGAACGGACAGACCTACTTGGCCGCATCTCTCTCTATTGTTGGCTGAGTGCCTCAATTTGTACTACTTTGGTTGAGGTTTGTTGATGCCCAGCTTCCCTCAAGGATTtaagaacccccccccccccccccccccacaacacgccaaaaaaaaaaaaaaaaaacaaaaacacaaaagtGTTGTTATGACATGGTTTTGCTTCCTGTCTTTTATCAGGTTGGAGAGCTTGGAAGACTCTCTGCATCAATGAAGAAGTTAGAAAAGGatcttaataaaaatgataaatatcaaGTACGTTTCCCATTCTCTTTTCGGATGGGTTGCCCAtcaaagttttgttttttttgtttttttgccaTTCTTATTGCTGTTCCAACCCACCGCTTGCCCCTTGTATGCTTTGGTCTTTTGTGAATGCAGAATGAGCAATACCGAGCCAAacttaaaaaatcaaatgagaGGTCTCTGGCCCTAATCAAAGCAATCTTGGATCTAGGAGTAGCTGTTGGTCTGCTTCAATTGGTACCCAAGAAAGTTACTCCCCGTGTAACTGGAGCTCTTGGATTTGTTAGCTCACTTATCTCTTGTTATCAGGTACTTGCATATTCTTTGCTGCAAATCTCTAATTAAGATCCCTTGTTCATTTGTTTAACTCTGGCTGCTGAAACTCAACCATGCAATGTAAGTAAATTATAAgtaattacattaaaaaaagagGGGTGGTGATGGTTTgaagaaaaaagtttttgtCATGCAAGGTATGAAACTACTGACGTTACCTGGGAGTAAAGCTTTTCTGGCAATCGCCGTTTACAAATCCTCCAATTTTTTgctgatataatttttttaatggtttttgCTTCGCAGTTGCTTCCATCGCCAGCCAAGGCCAAGGCACCATGAAAAGAGAAGCATCTCCTCAATGAGATTCAACGTTATTTAATTACTTGGATTTGTGAGATTTAACTTGGTTTGAATTTAAGCTATTTGTCTATTATCTCTGTTGAAATTTCTTATTTCATAATAATTATCTGCTGGTAACCGTACGAGTGGATTTACTTGTTACCAGACAAACTTGTAGATCAATAAAGGAAGATCATATTTTTGTATGACATATAAGAGGAAGCATCCTGGTAAGGATACatgtttttatatctttaaaaaaaaggaatgatGGCTGGAATGCTAAAGTGATCATCATGCTTGGAATCAGCTAGGGAATTGATGTCATTAACAAAGGGTGGTTTTGTAGGCAGCTAAAGC
Coding sequences within it:
- the LOC122309341 gene encoding peroxisomal membrane protein 11C-like, with the translated sequence MSTLDATRAELALVALYLSKAEARDKICRAIQYGSKYLSNGEPGTAQNVDKSTSLARKVFRLFKFVNDLQALISPTPPGTPLPIVLLGKSKNALLSTFLFLDQIVWLGRTGIYKNKERTDLLGRISLYCWLSASICTTLVEVGELGRLSASMKKLEKDLNKNDKYQNEQYRAKLKKSNERSLALIKAILDLGVAVGLLQLVPKKVTPRVTGALGFVSSLISCYQLLPSPAKAKAP